A genomic region of Pedosphaera parvula Ellin514 contains the following coding sequences:
- a CDS encoding iron-containing alcohol dehydrogenase, producing MSSAAHSQKETVQNTHPSVQVTADLEPGSISFDHQPRTRLIFGANSVERLGELARGLGARKSLLVTDSGIVAAGHAERVQRILEASGISVVLYGKARENPNTQDVDECVAVAREAGIDSIIGLGGGSSMDTAKGCNFLLTNGGRIQDYWGMGKAAKPMLPLIAIPTTAGTGSECQSFALIADEKTHQKMACGDPKAAARIAILDPVLTLSQPARVAACTGIDTIAHAVETAVTKKRNALSLMYSHEAFKLTVNSFPTVMREPKNLEARGRMLLGAALAGTAIENSMLGAIHAAANPLTAHFGVVHGQAVGIMLPLVVRFNGQDAIARKGYAELASAPEIACASDGHHEALEALIARLEGLLNLAQIPRSLADCGVDRSKIKIMAAEAANQWTATFNPRAVSEKDFVELYEAAFRPRGDGKLS from the coding sequence ATGTCATCAGCCGCACATAGCCAGAAAGAGACGGTGCAAAACACCCATCCTTCGGTCCAAGTCACCGCTGATCTCGAGCCCGGTTCCATTTCCTTCGATCATCAACCTCGTACGCGGCTAATATTTGGTGCGAACAGCGTGGAGCGTCTGGGTGAACTGGCGCGCGGCCTTGGTGCCCGAAAGTCACTGCTGGTAACTGACTCGGGTATTGTGGCGGCCGGACATGCCGAACGGGTGCAGCGCATCCTGGAGGCTTCAGGAATCTCAGTCGTTCTCTACGGAAAAGCGCGTGAGAATCCAAACACTCAGGATGTGGATGAATGCGTGGCCGTGGCCAGAGAGGCCGGGATCGACAGCATAATTGGTTTGGGTGGGGGCAGTAGCATGGATACGGCCAAGGGCTGCAACTTTCTTCTCACCAACGGCGGGCGCATACAGGATTATTGGGGCATGGGGAAGGCGGCCAAACCAATGCTGCCTTTGATCGCGATTCCCACGACCGCCGGAACTGGCAGCGAGTGCCAATCTTTCGCGCTCATCGCGGATGAGAAGACCCATCAAAAAATGGCCTGTGGCGATCCTAAAGCAGCAGCGCGTATTGCCATTCTTGATCCGGTCCTGACCTTATCGCAGCCTGCGCGGGTGGCGGCTTGCACCGGGATTGATACCATTGCTCATGCGGTCGAAACCGCAGTGACGAAAAAGAGAAACGCGCTTTCGCTGATGTATTCTCACGAAGCTTTCAAGCTGACCGTTAATAGCTTTCCTACCGTGATGCGGGAGCCAAAAAATCTGGAGGCGCGCGGGAGAATGTTGCTGGGTGCGGCTCTGGCGGGTACTGCCATTGAAAACAGCATGCTGGGTGCAATTCATGCCGCAGCCAATCCGCTCACAGCTCATTTTGGTGTGGTCCATGGTCAGGCGGTGGGAATCATGCTGCCGCTAGTGGTGCGATTCAACGGGCAGGATGCAATTGCCAGAAAGGGATATGCGGAACTGGCCTCAGCGCCGGAGATCGCCTGTGCGAGCGATGGACATCACGAAGCCTTGGAAGCGCTTATTGCCCGTCTGGAAGGTCTCCTGAACTTGGCACAAATTCCCCGGTCTCTTGCTGATTGTGGAGTGGACCGTTCAAAGATAAAAATAATGGCGGCCGAAGCCGCCAATCAGTGGACTGCCACCTTTAATCCCCGCGCCGTATCGGAAAAGGATTTTGTG
- a CDS encoding aldehyde dehydrogenase family protein encodes MSDLPHIPALRRGKAYESLDKVNITDHRTGAPLVSISQVNAGIIRKDLQRIGESRAALKKFTTEQLIEISAKAGELFLNGTLPLGDKGHTQSARQYLETLSATSGLPHAMVRRNMAKIHHALTNMRTILNGLTRGLDLSILDKGYGQQFGTPISYYPTTQALGLVMPSNSPAVNSLWLPAIALKMPVIIKPGREEPWTPLRLIYAFMAAGCPAEAFGFYPTDHEGAAEILKSCGRALIFGDKATTDRYANNPAIQIHGPGYSKVLIGEDQIEHWPEFIDLIAGSISDNGGRSCINASAVVVPKYAAEIANALAKKLGPIAPLSAADENARLSGFANPKMAEYIDGAIEQDLKTAGAADVTASYRNGPRKVTFEGGIYLRPTIVLCNSFAHPLANREFLCPYASVVEVPQAEMLNRIGPSLVVTAITKDQAFIDQLLESSHIERLNLGPISTMKISWEQPHEGNMFEFLYKRRSIERSKDI; translated from the coding sequence ATGAGTGACCTTCCGCACATCCCGGCTCTACGACGAGGCAAGGCCTACGAGAGTCTCGACAAGGTAAACATCACGGATCATCGGACCGGTGCCCCACTGGTTTCGATCAGCCAGGTGAATGCCGGTATCATTCGCAAGGATTTGCAACGGATTGGGGAATCACGTGCGGCCCTAAAAAAGTTTACCACCGAACAGCTCATTGAAATCAGCGCGAAGGCTGGTGAGTTATTCCTGAACGGCACGTTGCCGCTGGGTGATAAAGGGCATACCCAATCGGCCCGGCAATATCTGGAAACCTTGTCCGCCACCAGCGGATTGCCGCATGCAATGGTGCGGCGGAACATGGCCAAAATTCATCATGCGCTCACGAACATGCGCACAATTTTGAATGGCCTCACGCGCGGGCTCGATCTTTCGATTCTGGACAAGGGTTATGGCCAACAGTTCGGCACTCCCATCAGTTATTATCCGACGACCCAGGCACTGGGCCTGGTCATGCCGAGTAATTCTCCAGCCGTGAATTCACTTTGGCTGCCGGCCATTGCGTTGAAGATGCCGGTCATAATCAAGCCGGGGCGTGAAGAACCCTGGACGCCTTTGCGGCTGATTTATGCTTTTATGGCTGCCGGCTGTCCGGCCGAAGCTTTTGGTTTTTATCCAACTGACCATGAAGGCGCTGCCGAAATTCTGAAATCCTGCGGTCGTGCCTTGATCTTTGGTGACAAAGCCACCACCGATCGCTACGCGAACAATCCGGCGATTCAAATTCATGGGCCGGGATACAGCAAGGTTTTGATCGGAGAGGATCAGATTGAACACTGGCCCGAATTCATTGATTTGATTGCTGGTTCCATTTCCGATAATGGCGGGCGTAGTTGTATTAATGCCTCGGCGGTGGTGGTGCCCAAGTATGCGGCTGAAATCGCGAATGCCCTGGCGAAGAAGTTGGGGCCGATTGCTCCGTTGTCTGCCGCGGATGAGAACGCGCGTTTGTCCGGCTTCGCCAATCCAAAAATGGCGGAGTACATCGATGGCGCGATTGAGCAGGACTTGAAAACTGCCGGAGCTGCCGACGTTACGGCCAGTTACCGAAATGGCCCGCGAAAAGTTACTTTTGAAGGCGGGATTTATTTAAGGCCGACCATTGTGCTATGCAATTCCTTTGCGCACCCGCTCGCAAATCGTGAGTTTCTATGTCCCTACGCCAGCGTGGTTGAGGTGCCGCAAGCCGAGATGTTAAATCGGATTGGTCCATCACTGGTCGTAACTGCCATTACGAAAGATCAGGCTTTTATTGATCAATTGTTGGAATCATCGCATATCGAACGACTGAACCTTGGACCGATTTCCACCATGAAGATTTCATGGGAGCAACCCCACGAAGGGAACATGTTCGAATTTCTTTATAAGCGCCGGTCAATCGAACGCTCGAAGGATATTTGA
- a CDS encoding MFS transporter, which yields MTSESPSRFTITQWLVIIIASIGFLFDTYELLMTPLVGVPAIAELLQVPANNPLVTKWMGNILWLSALCGGVFGLLGGWLIDRFGRKRIMVASILVYSLSPFAAAFSTSLGMFVFFRCLTFIGVCVEFVAAITWLAELFPQKRRKEIVLGSTQAFASLGGLLVTGINAWIITRANTLPTLPLPDIFNGHAAWRYALMTGILPAIPIMVLLPFVPESQTWREKKQAGTLKRPSFGALFAPELRRVTLVTALLSACAYAAAFGALQLTPLRVAPGLPELAEQRKALKPLQDDARKLNTDLLAALPAFHQALSDVPGLEELTVQRGRTRTQIRSAKKTIDNPDADEVQKTTAKAQLATLGAHISQLDTNLTELTQSKPEAKKAVIDREKILKQLGDNRDQQEPFDVAVKKQGNVMQGAQESGGLVGRIILAILLVTAISRRNLLRLFLIPGLIMLPLTYWMFYKHSAVEMQWGIFVCGLLIVAQFSYFGEYLPRVFPLHLRGTGGSFATNVGGRMLGTSAALLTTNIIAPMAGAKSTFDQVAIAAGIVGTAVFAIALVLTFLLPEPKAEPVETTVESKSTVASR from the coding sequence ATGACTTCTGAATCCCCATCCCGCTTCACGATAACCCAGTGGCTTGTAATCATTATTGCGAGCATTGGGTTTCTGTTCGACACCTATGAGTTGCTGATGACCCCGCTCGTGGGGGTGCCAGCAATCGCCGAATTGCTTCAGGTGCCGGCGAACAATCCGCTGGTTACGAAGTGGATGGGCAATATTCTTTGGCTGAGTGCACTGTGCGGTGGTGTGTTCGGACTTTTGGGCGGATGGCTCATCGATCGCTTCGGCCGCAAGCGAATCATGGTGGCCAGCATTCTTGTCTATTCACTCTCACCCTTTGCAGCGGCCTTTAGCACGAGTCTGGGGATGTTTGTGTTCTTTCGCTGCCTGACCTTCATCGGTGTCTGCGTGGAGTTTGTGGCTGCGATTACCTGGCTGGCCGAACTCTTTCCGCAAAAGCGGCGGAAGGAAATCGTCCTTGGCAGCACACAGGCTTTTGCATCGTTAGGCGGTCTGCTCGTAACCGGGATCAATGCCTGGATCATCACTCGTGCCAATACGTTGCCGACATTGCCATTGCCCGACATTTTTAATGGCCACGCCGCCTGGCGCTACGCGCTCATGACCGGCATACTGCCAGCGATTCCAATCATGGTCCTGCTTCCCTTCGTTCCTGAGTCGCAGACCTGGCGCGAGAAAAAGCAGGCTGGCACTCTCAAACGGCCCAGCTTCGGCGCTTTGTTCGCACCTGAACTGCGTCGGGTGACGCTGGTCACAGCCTTGCTTTCAGCCTGTGCCTATGCTGCGGCTTTCGGCGCGCTGCAACTCACACCATTGCGGGTTGCTCCCGGCCTGCCGGAACTTGCAGAACAACGCAAAGCTCTCAAGCCTCTTCAGGACGATGCCCGCAAGCTCAATACAGATTTGCTCGCGGCACTGCCGGCTTTCCATCAGGCCTTGAGTGATGTTCCTGGCTTGGAGGAATTGACCGTGCAGCGTGGCCGAACCCGCACTCAGATAAGGTCGGCGAAAAAGACCATTGATAACCCCGATGCTGACGAAGTTCAGAAAACAACTGCCAAAGCCCAACTCGCAACACTCGGCGCTCACATCAGCCAGCTCGACACCAACCTTACGGAACTGACTCAGTCCAAGCCCGAAGCGAAAAAGGCGGTGATCGATCGCGAAAAGATTCTGAAGCAATTGGGTGATAATCGAGACCAGCAGGAACCCTTCGATGTGGCTGTAAAAAAGCAGGGCAACGTCATGCAAGGAGCTCAAGAATCAGGTGGCCTGGTGGGAAGAATTATTCTGGCCATCTTATTGGTGACAGCCATTTCCCGGCGGAACCTGTTGCGACTATTTTTAATTCCCGGCCTAATCATGCTCCCGCTTACTTATTGGATGTTCTACAAACATTCCGCTGTCGAGATGCAGTGGGGAATTTTCGTTTGCGGTCTCTTGATTGTCGCGCAGTTCAGTTACTTTGGTGAGTATCTGCCCAGAGTGTTTCCGTTGCATTTGCGTGGGACAGGGGGCAGCTTCGCCACCAATGTGGGTGGCCGCATGCTTGGCACTTCGGCAGCATTATTGACCACAAATATTATTGCTCCGATGGCGGGCGCCAAATCCACTTTCGATCAGGTTGCCATTGCGGCCGGCATCGTGGGGACGGCAGTCTTCGCCATCGCGCTGGTGCTTACTTTTTTGTTGCCCGAACCCAAAGCTGAGCCGGTGGAAACAACGGTAGAATCCAAATCCACGGTCGCCAGCCGTTAA
- a CDS encoding PQQ-binding-like beta-propeller repeat protein, protein MKTVNHKFLSTTLLTGVVGVSLLLPSAFAADWPRWGGSDPARNFYSPETGLPDHFDPGKLKSGTDDVDMKTTKNVKWVAKLGSQSYGNVVVANGKVLIGTNNENPRDPQHQGDRSILLCFDEKTGDFLWQLVVPKLASGKVNDWENLGLLSSPCVEGDRVYVVTSRCEVLCLNLNGQANGNQGPFTDEAQYVVGPGKPKAKIGPKDADIIWRYDMMDELGVFPHNASNCSILVLGDMIYVCTSNGQDWTHSNIPSPNSPSFIALNKKTGELMGEDDAHIGPHIFHGQWSSPSAGVVNGKQLVFFGGGDGFCYAFDAKPVKEGDTSYLKKAWWYDCNPPEHKADKDGKPYKYPAADGPSEVNATPVLYKNRIYVAVGQDPEHGEGVGNLTCIDATKTGDITKTGKIWSYDKIHRSLSTVSIDPKTGLLFVGDFSGFIHCLDAETGKLYWTHDMKAHMWGSTMVADGKLYAGDEDGDFIVMAASKEKKIISETNLGAPVYSTPVVANGSIYVASNTHLYSFHDESKADALKDQPAKVDIQK, encoded by the coding sequence ATGAAAACAGTGAATCACAAGTTTCTTTCCACCACCTTGCTGACCGGTGTTGTTGGTGTCAGCCTGTTGCTGCCCAGCGCCTTTGCTGCTGATTGGCCGCGCTGGGGCGGATCTGATCCTGCCCGCAATTTCTACTCGCCTGAAACCGGCCTCCCCGATCATTTCGATCCCGGCAAATTGAAGTCCGGGACCGACGATGTGGACATGAAGACCACCAAGAACGTCAAGTGGGTGGCGAAACTGGGATCGCAAAGTTACGGCAACGTGGTGGTTGCCAATGGCAAGGTGTTGATCGGCACCAATAATGAAAACCCGCGCGACCCTCAACATCAAGGCGACCGCAGCATCCTCCTCTGTTTCGACGAAAAAACCGGCGACTTTCTCTGGCAACTGGTGGTCCCCAAGCTGGCTTCCGGCAAGGTGAACGACTGGGAAAATCTCGGCCTGCTCTCTTCTCCTTGTGTGGAAGGGGATCGCGTCTACGTGGTGACAAGTCGTTGTGAAGTCCTCTGTCTGAATCTGAACGGCCAGGCCAATGGCAATCAAGGTCCTTTCACCGACGAGGCGCAATACGTAGTTGGACCCGGCAAACCTAAAGCCAAGATCGGGCCTAAGGATGCCGATATCATCTGGCGTTACGACATGATGGATGAACTGGGTGTCTTCCCGCACAACGCCTCTAATTGTTCAATCCTGGTTCTGGGGGACATGATTTATGTCTGCACCTCCAACGGTCAGGACTGGACGCACTCGAACATTCCTTCACCCAATTCTCCGAGCTTCATCGCCCTGAACAAAAAGACGGGTGAATTGATGGGCGAAGATGATGCTCACATTGGGCCGCATATTTTTCACGGTCAATGGAGCTCTCCTTCAGCTGGAGTTGTGAATGGCAAGCAACTGGTTTTCTTTGGCGGTGGCGACGGCTTCTGCTATGCCTTCGATGCCAAGCCGGTGAAGGAAGGCGATACGAGTTATCTTAAGAAAGCCTGGTGGTACGACTGCAATCCTCCGGAACACAAGGCTGACAAAGATGGCAAGCCTTACAAATATCCAGCCGCCGATGGCCCCAGCGAAGTAAACGCAACTCCTGTGCTTTACAAAAACCGCATTTACGTTGCCGTTGGACAAGATCCGGAACATGGCGAAGGAGTTGGTAACCTGACCTGCATCGATGCAACTAAAACGGGCGACATCACCAAGACCGGCAAAATTTGGTCGTACGACAAAATTCATCGCAGTCTTTCAACCGTTTCGATTGATCCGAAAACGGGCCTGTTGTTTGTGGGCGATTTCTCGGGTTTCATCCATTGCCTCGATGCTGAGACCGGCAAGCTTTATTGGACGCATGACATGAAAGCGCATATGTGGGGTTCCACAATGGTGGCCGATGGCAAGCTCTACGCCGGTGATGAAGATGGCGATTTCATCGTGATGGCTGCCTCCAAGGAAAAGAAGATCATCAGTGAAACGAACCTGGGCGCTCCGGTTTACTCCACTCCAGTGGTGGCCAATGGTTCCATTTACGTGGCTTCCAACACGCACCTCTATTCATTCCATGATGAATCGAAAGCGGACGCGTTGAAGGATCAACCTGCCAAGGTGGACATCCAGAAGTAG